From Theileria annulata chromosome 1, complete sequence, *** SEQUENCING IN PROGRESS ***, one genomic window encodes:
- a CDS encoding cysteine repeat modular protein (8 probable transmembrane helices predicted for TA20782 by TMHMM2.0 at aa 580-597, 609-631, 701-723, 775-797, 822-844, 902-919, 953-975 and 1070-1087), with protein MCPEGFGFTTISLVGSTSRKCIKCPLNTFQPIDGTQGGCIKCPENTYTLKEGSTSLLDCIPLPGYFNLVDNYKVMAENIESSHQTYNEIILQSLKVNCYRSVELISPTNMILRESIESCVELCKLNPYCKYAHYYKFTQFAGSSETPKENFCSLYTTFGNKIPIIKYEPVSIRDDNHVVCEIVRDYVYPKFLLCPRNYYCPGGLNSLLIKCPLNSVTLIEGSSNPDHCLCLPGYYPYNNFCTPCKKGSYKPTISNDLCTKCPENTTTAMEGSFFINQCTCTKNKYAAPLIQPKISTTNRILYTNTVTDVHEHGTKDINEESLDIDWLLSENIKDLVNRKLDFYCSTCLYGYFCKGMWLFSKVHMPPVPCYAGSSVPISSTKQSTSSCMCNPGYGIRPLVSNLDTGFGMECQKCLPGTFKLVYENEPCHELCPVYSTSLPGSESEKECFCIPGFYNNFKNGKFQCKKCPYGSICYGGIQNGIHTKPVPKSGFAIVDINNSRNESTNSFLQIFPQNTNPVVKNNHIRLTYPCVTPARCIGGGKCFEGSSGLLCTECDPGYDLHHFNSKCKKCSSNIRELIKIILPRITLYCLIILLSLYNKRANSTSELSLVTIFKILYSYTLSLVPLGIIPSNSPSSIRKFYNFYEKFFYHPLNFYAYVDRVNCFRNLAVYVDFILNRLGFDKRVPKLTELNYIEIWYLQRYFGIFKLILDIIFIFIIDFILYIVNKTFSICQRSLKRRLKFLRIKVGTSNVSLSTSHDETEIKFETDPKLIFQHIVVLICLHLPSISLNSLSMLWCTKFPLRKGYVLLHMPNQECTFKNKYFMFGSIVSGSSMGFIFILLLFLFFKFWNCEYTSGWGNIFITGYRKKYRNWDVVQLIRQILIIFLIVCRNSIDSNKSEINRILFYLIIHIIYLVIMLSTKPYDSRSGFVFLNLEKYLIASNIFSSMFMYGSYFHNFSIISGLPFIVSAISYVLIFSTLLREFITICCIISRPREYFWRNFTSSFISFFKHNHSLLYFNQHDDTMVFEAYNISKKKSIDSIIDSVNIKRDKTFLITCLREVIEVCISHKNIGVFSSTLFYFYIRLIFWNSRCMKIDIFCKNIPKYEIIEYVLYLYFFNKKYKGFAKLFLLNYPFNTIRSHIVCFHNSEPCGESCEQLQYKTLDECFDHISSTLLVDILFEEFYNDGPITLSQFYYSLISLSRMNKSEIVRIYEIFTKYLDLVRNFGIKIKKTKLKVIENEINALKERAKQEGDYGALMSEKQKRTTELESLRLEVDELKDSLEEEMKKIDSIGTRFSRASALKIGVEKVLSEHLTNDEIIKSISKLERKLGTNRKSSVFSNKKRVDSIYKLKVT; from the exons TGTGCCCAGAGGGATTTGGATTCACTACGATTTCCCTGGTTGGATCTACATCTAGAAAGTGTATTAAATGCCCATTAAACACATTTCAACCAATAGATGGAACTCAAGGCGGTTGTATAAAATGCCCAGAAAATACATATACGCTGAAAGAGGGATCTACTTCATTGCTTGACTGCATCCCACTCCCAGGGTATTTCAATCTTGTCGATAATTACAAGGTTATGGCCGAAAACATAGAGTCTAGTCACCAAACttataatgaaattattcTACAATCACTTAAAGTGAATTGTTACAGGAGCGTAGAACTCATCTCACCAACCAATATGATATTGAGAGAAAGCATTGAATCGTGCGTAGAACTGTGCAAACTTAACCCCTATTGCAAATATGCCCACTACTATAAATTCACACAATTCGCAGGATCAAGTGAAACCCcaaaagaaaatttttgtTCCTTGTATACAACATTCGGTAACAAAATCCCTATAATTAAATACGAGCCAGTCAGTATTAGAGATGACAACCatg TTGTGTGTGAAATTGTCAGGGATTACGTATACCCAAAATTTCTTCTTTGTCCTAGAAACTATTATTGCCCAGGTGGGCTCAATTCTTTGCTGATTAAGTGTCCACTAAACTCTGTTACACTGATTGAAGGGTCATCGAATCCTGATCACTGCCTATGCCTACCAGGATATTATCCATACAATAACTTCTGCACCCCTTGCAAGAAGGGAAGTTATAAACCAACAATATCAAATGATCTGTGCACCAAATGCCCTGAAAATACAACAACTGCAATGGAAGGCTCATTCTTCATTAATCAATGTACCTGCACAAAGAACAAATATGCTGCACCATTAATACAACCAAAGATCAGTACAACAAACAGAATCTTATACACAAATACGGTTACTGATGTACATGAGCATGGAACAAAGGATATAAATGAGGAATCTTTAGATATTGATTGGTTATTGAGTGAAAATATAAAGGATTTAGTTAACAGAAAGTTAGATTTTTACTGTTCAACTTGTCTTTACGGTTATTTTTGCAAGGGAATGTGGTTGTTTTCAAAGGTCCACATGCCACCAGTTCCCTGTTATGCTGGATCCTCAGTCCCGATTTCCTCTACAAAACAATCCACAAGCTCATGTATGTGTAACCCAGGATATGGAATAAGACCATTGGTAAGTAATTTGGATACGGGATTTGGAATGGAGTGTCAAAAATGCCTACCTGGTACTTTTAAATTGGTTTACGAAAATGAACCTTGTCATGAATTGTGTCCAGTGTATTCCACATCATTACCTGGTTCTGAAAGTGAAAAGGAGTGCTTTTGCATACCAggattttataataattttaaaaatggtaAGTTTCAGTGTAAAAAATGTCCATACGGATCTATTTGTTATGGTGGGATACAAAATGGTATCCACACCAAACCTGTTCCAAAAAGTGGTTTTGCAATAGtagatataaataatagtagAAATGAGTCCACTAACTCCTTCCTTCAAATTTTTCCTCAAAATACTAATCCAGTTGTCAAAAATAACCATATTAGATTAACATATCCCTGTGTTACTCCTGCCCGTTGTATAGGAGGAGGCAAGTGTTTCGAAGGATCTTCTGGACTCCTTTGTACAGAGTGTGATCCAGGTTATGATCTTCATCATTTTAATTccaaatgtaaaaaatgttCAAGTAATATACGTGAATTaattaagattattttaCCCAGAATTACACTGTATTGCCTAATAATTCTACTCTCCTTGTATAACAAACGAGCCAATAGTACATCTGAGCTATCACTGGTAACCATTTTTAAGATTCTATATAGTTACACACTATCACTAGTCCCCCTAGGAATAATACCCTCAAACTCACCGTCGAgtattagaaaattttataacttTTACGAAAAATTCTTTTACCATccattaaatttttatgCATATGTAGATCGAGTAAACTGCTTCAGAAACTTGGCAGTATATGtagattttattttaaatcgCTTGGGTTTTGACAAAAGAGTCCCCAAGCTGACTGAACTTAACTATATAGAAATTTGGTACCTTCAAAGGTACTTTGGAATATTCAAACTAATACttgatattatatttattttcataattgATTTCATTCTTTACATAGtaaataaaacattttCTATATGTCAAAGGTCGCTCAAAAGGCGACTTAAGTTCCTTAGAATAAAGGTTGGAACAAGTAATGTTTCTCTGTCAACATCACATGATGAGactgaaataaaatttgaaacCGATCCTAAACTAATTTTTCAACACATAGTAGTCTTGATATGTTTACATTTACCATCTATATCTTTAAATTCACTTTCTATGTTATGGTGTACAAAATTTCCACTAAGAAAAGGTTATGTGCTTTTGCACATGCCAAATCAAGAATGTACCTTTAAAAATAAGTACTTTATGTTTGGTTCCATAGTTAGTGGGTCATCAATGggttttatttttatattactgttatttttgttttttaaattctgGAATTGTGAGTACACCTCGGGCTGGGggaatatatttattactgGATACAGGAAAAAATATAGAAACTGGGATGTTGTTCAATTGATAAGACAGATCCTAATCATTTTCCTTATAGTATGCAGGAACTCAATAGACTCGAACAAATCTGAAATTAACAGAATTTTGTTCTACCTAATCATTCACATTATATACCTTGTGATAATGTTGTCAACCAAACCATATGATTCGAGATCAggatttgtatttttaaatttggaaaaatatttaatagcTTCAAACATTTTTTCATCAATGTTTATGTACGGATCATATTTTCacaatttttcaattatttcAGGATTGCCATTTATAGTTTCTGCAATATCATATGTGTTAATTTTCTCAACTCTATTACGAGAGTTTATAACAATTTGTTGTATTATATCTAGACCCAGAGAATATTTTTGGAGAAATTTTACCTCCTCTTTcatatcattttttaaacacAACCACTCATTGCTATACTTTAATCAGCATGATGATACCATGGTTTTTGAAGCTTATAACATCTCAAAAAAGAAATCAATAGACTCAATTATTGATTCTGTAAATATTAAGCGTGATAAAACCTTTTTAATTACATGCTTAAGAGAGGTTATAGAAGTTTGTATATCCCACAAAAACATAGGTGTATTTTCTTCTACCCTTTTCTACTTCTACATCAGGCTTATATTCTGGAATTCCAGATGTATGAAGATTGATATTTTCTGTAAAAATATCCCAAAATATGAGATAATCGAGTATGtactatatttatatttcttTAATAAGAAATACAAGGGGTTTGCCAAACTGTTTTTGCTAAATTACCCATTCAACACAATAAGGTCTCACATAGTTTGTTTTCATAACTCAGAACCTTGCGGTGAATCATGCGAACAGTTACAATACAAAACTTTAGATGAATGTTTTGACCATATCTCATCAACTCTGCTTGTGGACATATTATTCGAGGAATTTTACAACGATGGACCCATAACACTATCTCAATTCTATTATTCCTTAATCTCACTTAGCCGTATGAATAAATCTGAGATAGTAAGAATCTATGAAATATTTACCAAATATCTAGATCTTGTAAGAAATTTTGgcataaaaataaagaaaacTAAACTGAAAGTAATAGAAAATGAGATAAATGCACTCAAAGAGCGTGCAAAACAAGAAGGAGATTACGGAGCTCTAATGTCAGAGAAACAAAAAAGAACAACTGAACTCGAGAGTCTGAGATTAGAAGTTGATGAACTTAAAGACTCCTTAGAAGAagaaatgaaaaaaatCGATTCGATAGGAACTAGATTTTCAAGAGCTTCAGCCTTGAAAATCGGAGTTGAAAAGGTTTTATCGGAACATTTGACCAATGATGAAATTATCAAGTCGATATCAAAATTGGAAAGGAAACTAGGAACGAATAGAAAATCAAGTGTTTTTTCTAACAAGAAGAGAGTTGACtctatttataaattaaaagtgACATGA